From a single Bacteroidota bacterium genomic region:
- a CDS encoding tetratricopeptide repeat protein, with the protein NSIVSLERDDTETAEQNLFSAQQLAPDQFEVLYLLGSLYEKKEDFPYALEWYNKARDVAQPGQMEQLAGQHLDTMAQVHSGGNAVRKKLKIFVRRGFDQFLSNLIEGLNPFYDVERVVIDAVDQIEPAMEDADICWFEWCDELVMYATRLEISKRKPIVCRLHRYEAFTDIPGKVQWEHVDALMLVTDHLITILRQTVPGIEDRVQVSVVNNGVDTDKIAFAPRGHGYSVASVGYIHMRKNPMMLLQILEKLVRFDSRYKLHIAGKFQDSLVKMYWDHAIREMGLADHIQFDGWQENITSWLADKNFLVSTSIHESFGYSIAEAMSMGIKPIVHNFPFSTRIWPEQILYNTVDEAVGMITSNVYSSVAYRNFIESNYALFDQVTQVRKILSGLPKEKMRDIKTPMFEKGALQSKVDQLVQLKTPAAGTEAVKAAKTEAKAEVKMATPAT; encoded by the coding sequence AAATTCGATCGTCTCTCTTGAACGTGATGATACTGAAACTGCTGAACAGAATCTTTTTTCCGCACAGCAGCTGGCGCCGGACCAGTTTGAAGTATTGTACCTGCTTGGCAGTCTTTATGAGAAGAAAGAAGATTTTCCTTATGCCCTCGAGTGGTACAACAAGGCCCGTGATGTAGCCCAGCCTGGACAAATGGAGCAGCTGGCTGGTCAGCACCTCGACACGATGGCGCAGGTCCACTCAGGTGGCAATGCGGTCCGTAAAAAGCTGAAGATATTTGTCCGCCGCGGATTTGATCAGTTCCTGTCTAACCTCATTGAGGGGCTGAATCCATTCTATGATGTAGAGCGCGTCGTGATAGATGCTGTCGACCAGATCGAGCCGGCTATGGAAGACGCCGACATTTGCTGGTTTGAATGGTGTGATGAATTGGTGATGTATGCCACGCGGCTTGAAATTTCGAAGCGAAAGCCTATCGTGTGCCGGCTCCATCGATACGAAGCATTTACGGATATTCCAGGGAAAGTACAATGGGAGCATGTGGATGCCCTGATGCTTGTCACGGATCACCTGATTACCATTTTACGGCAAACCGTACCCGGCATCGAAGACCGTGTGCAGGTTTCTGTTGTGAACAATGGCGTAGATACAGACAAAATTGCGTTTGCTCCCCGCGGTCACGGCTACAGCGTTGCCAGCGTAGGGTACATTCATATGCGCAAAAATCCGATGATGCTCCTGCAGATTCTGGAGAAGCTGGTTCGTTTCGATTCGCGCTATAAGCTGCACATAGCCGGCAAGTTTCAAGATTCCCTCGTCAAAATGTACTGGGATCATGCCATCCGCGAAATGGGCCTGGCAGATCATATCCAGTTTGATGGCTGGCAGGAGAACATCACAAGTTGGCTGGCTGACAAAAACTTCCTCGTTTCCACCAGCATACATGAAAGCTTCGGATACTCGATTGCTGAAGCCATGTCGATGGGCATCAAGCCGATTGTGCATAACTTCCCGTTCTCTACGCGTATCTGGCCCGAGCAAATCCTGTACAACACGGTTGATGAGGCGGTGGGCATGATCACTTCAAATGTTTACAGCTCCGTAGCGTATCGCAACTTCATCGAATCGAACTACGCACTCTTCGACCAGGTGACGCAGGTACGAAAAATTCTGTCGGGACTGCCGAAAGAGAAAATGCGCGACATCAAAACCCCAATGTTCGAGAAAGGCGCGTTGCAGAGCAAAGTCGATCAGTTAGTACAGCTAAAGACGCCGGCTGCAGGCACTGAGGCCGTCAAAGCTGCAAAAACCGAAGCGAAAGCTGAAGTGAAAATGGCTACGCCGGCTACCTGA
- a CDS encoding glycosyltransferase translates to MPRILHLVEHLENNKTIKAILNMAKWSARQYNYQHTVMALDTASPVAGSWASEADIALTIKPDAATLLQQIEEADIVQIEYTNTPIINTLLRRPLPPARFVLWCHSTGDVLPHILPLAAAQMVEVRLASTMASYHNHPAFAVTNASEPIDRQTCIVPPADFSLLNNFESQPHSGFNVGFSADTPASELREDLVALTTAIEIPDVSFMICGDGSTEAIETSAKQLHAGYKFSMRPASAFPETLAELDVFGYAVKEHSGSTAALHLQQAMFAGVAPVVFTHSSIGGLIKHNETGLIVHTAEDFQRAVTFLYNNPVERARIGLNASIFARTHLGATNAAYTFNKIYSFLASRPKQVHAWGCTPYGDEALQTPTETPGAAQIFTDALDDHGLAFAISLHHPEISQQIAADNSIAAAPALLCDAIMDQNTHAPSDPHLQLWKGLVHEKREESEQAVSAYTAALANEIDSWRVEWYLARALKTAGKEEEARRVYAALRNTHSNFNEITGDLTFSEARKKALEFSIKASTPETENHDIKVSAIVSTYASEEFMDGCLHNLVSQSLYQQGGLEIIVIDAHSPENEKEIVERYQRNFDNIHYVRAPERETLYASWNRGIRMASGRYITNANTDDRHRKDALETLARYLDAHPEFALLYPGQIDTSVAHESFETTSSSKLLNWPPYSYAELERHCIIGSQPMWRKSLHEKYGYFRDEMVSAGDYEFWLRIGKQENLYRYPETLGLYYRNPAGIEHGSNTSDKETLQIWQEYGMFERGIPVILRGRLITQARVPQFSAPASTQQKPRLPFDQYIAQFETALRNNKLDEALVITEHACREYGELPYPFILKAIVHRQSLAYNEALSALDTSIRIDETPEALVELIQLSIATDQHEEAKRTSDYMRAKYPEWEERMQKITASLLQDDTAPATGSAKLEDLDYTYSTFAELKAAFESLLHTKELHQAGTLALAATLKFPENHEAWMLKATSDRLKGAYEDARAAIQKSLLIEDSPEALIELFQVSRALGDSEEANNIATMFGTAYPEHATRFSELFPETV, encoded by the coding sequence ATGCCCAGAATCCTTCACCTTGTAGAGCACCTCGAAAACAACAAAACCATAAAGGCCATCCTGAACATGGCCAAGTGGTCAGCACGACAGTACAATTACCAGCACACAGTCATGGCGCTGGACACTGCCAGTCCGGTAGCCGGTAGCTGGGCAAGCGAAGCTGATATCGCGCTCACAATCAAGCCGGACGCAGCAACGTTGCTCCAGCAAATCGAGGAAGCCGATATCGTTCAGATCGAATACACCAACACACCCATTATCAACACGCTGCTCAGGCGCCCGCTTCCGCCGGCGCGCTTTGTACTCTGGTGCCATTCTACAGGGGATGTGTTACCGCATATTCTACCGCTGGCAGCTGCCCAAATGGTTGAAGTGCGTCTGGCCAGTACAATGGCTTCTTATCACAATCATCCGGCTTTTGCCGTTACAAACGCATCCGAACCAATTGACAGACAAACCTGCATTGTGCCACCGGCCGACTTCAGCTTGCTTAATAATTTTGAATCCCAGCCACACAGTGGATTTAACGTAGGATTCTCTGCGGATACGCCGGCAAGTGAACTTCGCGAAGACCTGGTAGCGCTGACAACGGCGATCGAAATTCCTGATGTATCTTTTATGATCTGTGGGGACGGCTCTACGGAAGCAATAGAAACATCAGCAAAGCAACTGCATGCCGGCTACAAGTTTAGTATGAGGCCGGCATCGGCATTCCCGGAAACCCTCGCAGAACTCGACGTTTTTGGCTACGCAGTGAAAGAGCATTCGGGCTCCACAGCAGCCCTGCACCTGCAGCAAGCAATGTTTGCCGGTGTTGCCCCGGTTGTGTTTACGCACAGCAGCATCGGGGGCCTCATCAAGCATAATGAGACGGGACTGATTGTACACACAGCTGAAGATTTCCAGCGTGCTGTTACGTTTCTGTATAACAACCCGGTTGAGCGGGCGCGCATCGGATTAAACGCTTCGATTTTTGCTCGCACACACCTTGGAGCAACCAATGCGGCGTATACCTTTAACAAGATTTACAGCTTTCTCGCCAGCCGGCCCAAACAAGTACATGCCTGGGGATGCACCCCATACGGCGATGAGGCCTTGCAAACGCCAACAGAAACACCGGGCGCCGCGCAGATTTTCACCGATGCACTTGACGACCACGGACTGGCTTTTGCCATTAGCCTGCATCACCCAGAAATATCACAACAAATAGCAGCTGATAACTCCATTGCCGCAGCGCCGGCGTTGCTTTGTGATGCCATTATGGACCAGAATACACACGCGCCTTCAGACCCGCACCTGCAACTATGGAAAGGCCTGGTGCACGAAAAACGGGAAGAATCAGAACAGGCTGTATCTGCATACACGGCTGCACTTGCCAATGAGATCGATAGTTGGCGGGTCGAGTGGTACCTTGCGAGGGCCCTGAAGACGGCCGGCAAAGAAGAAGAAGCCCGTCGCGTTTACGCAGCCCTCCGCAACACCCACTCAAATTTCAACGAAATAACAGGCGACCTTACGTTCTCCGAAGCCCGAAAAAAAGCACTGGAGTTTTCCATAAAAGCCAGCACGCCGGAAACAGAGAACCACGACATCAAGGTGTCAGCAATCGTTTCCACGTATGCGTCTGAAGAATTTATGGATGGCTGCCTCCACAACCTCGTGAGCCAGTCGCTTTACCAGCAAGGTGGGCTCGAAATTATCGTAATCGATGCGCATAGCCCTGAAAACGAAAAAGAGATTGTCGAACGATACCAGCGCAACTTCGACAACATCCACTACGTCCGCGCACCTGAACGTGAAACACTATATGCAAGCTGGAATCGCGGCATCAGGATGGCCAGTGGCCGCTACATCACAAATGCCAACACAGATGACCGGCACAGGAAGGATGCACTGGAAACCCTTGCCCGCTACCTTGATGCACATCCCGAATTTGCCTTGCTGTACCCAGGGCAAATTGACACATCCGTAGCGCATGAATCATTTGAGACAACTTCTTCCTCTAAATTACTCAACTGGCCACCATACAGCTATGCAGAGCTCGAGCGACACTGCATTATAGGCTCACAGCCGATGTGGCGTAAATCACTGCATGAGAAGTATGGGTATTTTCGCGATGAAATGGTTTCTGCCGGCGACTATGAGTTCTGGCTCCGGATTGGCAAGCAGGAAAACTTGTACCGTTATCCTGAAACCCTGGGGCTCTACTATCGCAATCCAGCCGGCATTGAGCACGGGTCCAACACCTCAGACAAGGAGACACTACAAATCTGGCAGGAATACGGTATGTTCGAACGCGGCATTCCGGTTATCTTGCGCGGCCGGCTGATCACGCAGGCCCGTGTCCCCCAGTTCTCAGCGCCGGCAAGCACACAACAGAAACCGCGTCTCCCCTTCGACCAGTACATCGCACAGTTCGAAACTGCACTACGCAACAACAAACTCGATGAAGCACTGGTCATCACTGAGCATGCTTGTCGCGAGTATGGCGAGTTGCCTTATCCTTTTATTCTGAAGGCGATCGTACACCGGCAAAGCCTTGCCTATAATGAAGCATTGAGCGCGCTTGACACGTCCATTCGGATTGATGAAACGCCCGAGGCACTGGTTGAGCTGATTCAGCTATCCATTGCAACCGACCAGCATGAAGAAGCTAAACGGACGTCCGACTACATGCGCGCCAAGTACCCGGAATGGGAAGAGCGCATGCAGAAAATCACCGCGTCGCTCTTGCAAGATGACACGGCGCCGGCAACCGGGTCAGCCAAACTCGAAGACCTCGACTATACCTATTCGACCTTTGCCGAGCTGAAAGCTGCCTTCGAATCACTCCTCCACACCAAAGAGCTGCATCAAGCAGGCACGCTTGCGCTTGCTGCTACGCTCAAATTCCCGGAAAACCATGAGGCCTGGATGCTCAAGGCAACCAGCGATCGGCTCAAGGGAGCGTATGAGGATGCACGCGCAGCTATTCAAAAATCTTTGTTGATTGAAGACAGCCCAGAGGCTTTGATTGAACTCTTTCAGGTATCACGCGCCCTCGGGGATAGCGAAGAAGCCAACAACATTGCCACCATGTTCGGTACAGCCTACCCCGAGCATGCAACACGATTTAGTGAGCTTTTCCCAGAGACTGTGTAA
- a CDS encoding GNAT family N-acetyltransferase yields the protein MAGYLAPTYAASLAHVGQPVHLEESDAWAIARPIAGSGQLDLVGCYPLMACRHWEHIVADLHALAPQYVSFTMVSDPLGAYSQDMLAAAFPDLCRPFKKHFLVDLQGDYAAHFSSNHVRNARKAHKALVIQRVAHPGETLDDWSRLYQHLIKRHAIRGAAAFSREAFVMQLKTPGIVVYKAAMDEETVGMVLFYEMGGHVYYHLAAYTGAGYTNKASFGIFQQAFADFSAAGLSVVNLGGGAGLEENADDGLTRFKRGWASTTAPAYLCGRILDHEAYQKLLAEMPAGQDNFFPAYRVNY from the coding sequence ATGGCAGGATATCTTGCGCCGACTTATGCAGCTTCGCTGGCCCATGTGGGGCAACCGGTACATCTGGAAGAAAGCGATGCCTGGGCGATTGCGCGCCCGATTGCCGGCAGTGGGCAATTAGATCTTGTTGGGTGTTATCCGTTGATGGCATGCCGTCATTGGGAACACATTGTTGCTGATTTGCATGCGCTGGCGCCGCAATACGTGAGCTTCACCATGGTCTCTGATCCTTTGGGGGCGTACAGCCAGGACATGCTTGCTGCAGCGTTTCCCGATCTGTGCCGGCCATTCAAAAAACACTTTCTGGTGGATCTGCAGGGAGACTATGCCGCCCATTTTTCATCCAATCACGTGAGAAATGCCCGCAAGGCGCACAAGGCCCTTGTAATTCAACGCGTTGCGCATCCGGGGGAGACATTGGATGACTGGTCGCGACTCTACCAACACTTGATAAAGCGCCATGCAATTCGTGGTGCTGCGGCCTTTTCCAGGGAGGCGTTTGTTATGCAGCTTAAAACGCCGGGTATCGTTGTTTACAAGGCTGCAATGGATGAAGAAACGGTAGGTATGGTCCTTTTTTATGAGATGGGCGGACATGTATACTATCACCTTGCCGCCTATACGGGGGCAGGGTATACAAACAAAGCTTCATTTGGAATTTTTCAGCAGGCCTTTGCTGATTTCAGTGCAGCCGGCCTGTCTGTTGTAAACCTTGGTGGAGGCGCCGGCCTTGAAGAAAATGCAGACGATGGCCTGACGCGCTTCAAGCGTGGATGGGCGAGTACCACTGCACCAGCCTATCTGTGCGGACGCATTCTGGATCATGAGGCTTACCAAAAGCTGCTTGCCGAAATGCCGGCCGGGCAAGACAATTTTTTCCCTGCATATCGCGTCAACTACTAA
- a CDS encoding FkbM family methyltransferase produces MSAFTQTFLADFFQSIHRVEQNNWDHLRFQGDHPRANNFMIDNAVHWMYAIMRNIDQYEAAFELLEDDYSRALMIKLLEYDILDHHHVKLPLNTPEFWASYNSVDEKYLVKKDAVPFGDGFVNLYRVPDMDMQIYGHALTVLTQFILKQYFFQRGPVIQPAPGDVCIDAGACRGEVSLHFAHAVGPEGKVYGFEFVPANIDIFKQNLLMNPAYSPLVHLVPYPLWHESGQEMRFSDRGPASSIRDGKDATGDLVTTTLTIDDFVSGEGVDRVDFIKMDIEGAEVNALAGGQATIKKHLPKLAICAYHKKDDFYRIPALIRQIDAGYKFYLDHYTIHREETVLYAVHPDSSRG; encoded by the coding sequence ATGAGCGCATTCACGCAGACCTTCCTTGCTGATTTTTTCCAGTCGATCCATCGCGTTGAGCAAAATAACTGGGACCATCTCCGTTTCCAGGGAGATCACCCCCGGGCCAACAATTTTATGATCGACAATGCCGTACACTGGATGTACGCAATCATGCGAAACATCGATCAGTATGAAGCTGCCTTCGAGTTGCTGGAAGACGACTATTCACGTGCCTTGATGATCAAGCTGCTTGAATACGATATCCTGGACCATCATCACGTAAAGCTACCCCTGAATACGCCCGAGTTTTGGGCGTCGTACAACAGCGTTGATGAGAAGTATCTGGTCAAAAAAGATGCTGTGCCCTTTGGTGATGGGTTTGTAAACCTGTACCGCGTTCCGGATATGGATATGCAAATATATGGGCATGCGCTTACGGTACTGACCCAGTTTATTCTGAAGCAGTATTTCTTTCAGCGCGGGCCAGTTATTCAGCCGGCGCCTGGCGACGTTTGTATTGACGCGGGTGCATGCCGTGGAGAGGTTTCCCTGCATTTCGCCCATGCTGTAGGGCCCGAGGGGAAAGTGTATGGCTTCGAGTTTGTGCCGGCTAATATCGACATCTTTAAGCAAAATCTGTTGATGAATCCGGCATATAGTCCGCTGGTGCATCTGGTACCATATCCGCTTTGGCACGAGTCGGGGCAAGAGATGCGGTTTTCCGACCGTGGCCCTGCTTCCTCTATCAGAGATGGGAAAGATGCCACGGGAGACCTGGTGACCACAACCCTTACCATAGATGATTTTGTGAGTGGCGAAGGGGTTGATCGGGTAGACTTTATTAAAATGGATATAGAGGGCGCTGAGGTAAACGCGCTGGCTGGCGGGCAGGCAACGATCAAAAAGCATCTGCCCAAGCTTGCCATCTGTGCATATCATAAAAAAGACGACTTCTATCGGATTCCTGCGCTCATCAGGCAAATCGACGCCGGCTACAAATTTTATCTCGATCACTATACCATTCACAGGGAAGAGACGGTGCTGTATGCCGTTCATCCAGATAGCAGCCGAGGATGA